From one Agathobaculum sp. NTUH-O15-33 genomic stretch:
- a CDS encoding class I SAM-dependent methyltransferase → MWIAENWKDYTVLDCGGGEKVERWGDQTLIRPDPQAIWPRTNGCRAWEKPNAIYHRSNAGGGKWEIRKLPEQWAVRYGELTFQLKPMSFKHTGLFPEQAANWDFIDRMVRKAHRPVSVLNLFAYTGGATLAAAAAGASVCHVDASKGMVQWARENAASSGLEAHPIRWIVDDCKKFVQREIRRGRKYDAIIMDPPSYGRGPSGETWKIEDDIADFIDLTMQLLSDKPLFVLVSSYSTGLAPSVMAYLLGTTAGKRALGKIEAQELGLPVQSTGLFLPCGSSARFIAEE, encoded by the coding sequence ATGTGGATTGCTGAGAACTGGAAAGATTACACCGTTTTAGACTGCGGCGGCGGTGAAAAGGTAGAGCGCTGGGGGGATCAGACCCTGATCCGGCCCGACCCGCAGGCCATTTGGCCGCGAACGAACGGCTGCCGCGCGTGGGAAAAACCCAACGCAATTTATCACCGCTCCAACGCGGGCGGCGGTAAGTGGGAGATTCGCAAGCTGCCCGAGCAATGGGCCGTTCGCTACGGCGAATTGACGTTCCAGCTCAAGCCCATGAGCTTCAAACATACCGGTCTGTTCCCGGAGCAGGCCGCAAACTGGGATTTTATCGACCGTATGGTGCGGAAGGCGCACCGTCCGGTATCGGTTTTGAACCTTTTCGCCTACACCGGCGGGGCTACGCTGGCCGCCGCGGCAGCGGGCGCGAGCGTGTGCCACGTGGACGCTTCCAAGGGCATGGTGCAGTGGGCGCGTGAAAACGCCGCGTCCTCCGGACTGGAAGCGCACCCCATTCGTTGGATCGTGGACGACTGCAAGAAATTCGTCCAACGCGAAATTCGACGCGGCCGCAAGTACGATGCGATCATCATGGACCCGCCGAGTTATGGCCGCGGCCCCTCGGGCGAAACCTGGAAGATCGAGGACGACATCGCCGATTTCATTGATCTGACCATGCAGCTTCTATCGGACAAGCCGCTCTTCGTACTCGTTTCGAGCTACTCGACCGGCCTTGCCCCCTCGGTCATGGCCTATCTGCTCGGCACCACGGCGGGCAAACGCGCGCTCGGTAAGATCGAAGCGCAAGAGCTTGGCCTGCCCGTTCAGTCGACCGGACTGTTTTTACCCTGCGGCTCCTCCGCGCGGTTCATCGCGGAGGAATAA
- a CDS encoding energy-coupling factor transporter ATPase: MAEIIKTENLEYAYPTEDGTLSIPVLKGVDLSIRRGEFVAVLGHNGSGKSTLAGHFNAIRLPTGGVCYVDMMDTRDENNTYEVRKTVAMVFQNPDNQLVATVVEEDVAFALENMGVPPEEIRVRVDDALRAVGMYEYRKQAPHRLSGGQKQRIAIAGVIAMMPRCVVLDEPTAMLDPQGRREVMSTVRELNEKFGITVVLITHHMDEAVQAGRVVVMHQGEVLMDGAPREIFTRVDELRNASLTVPQTIEILYDLNAAEGTSLPIDALSVEECADTLQKYLMNN, encoded by the coding sequence ATGGCTGAAATTATCAAAACAGAAAATCTTGAATACGCCTACCCGACGGAGGACGGAACACTTTCCATTCCCGTTTTGAAGGGGGTGGACCTTTCCATCCGGCGGGGCGAGTTTGTCGCGGTACTGGGCCATAACGGTTCGGGCAAGAGTACGCTTGCGGGCCACTTCAATGCCATTCGCCTGCCCACGGGCGGCGTTTGCTACGTGGACATGATGGACACGCGGGATGAAAATAACACTTATGAAGTGCGCAAGACCGTCGCCATGGTGTTCCAGAACCCGGATAACCAGCTGGTCGCCACCGTGGTGGAGGAGGACGTCGCCTTTGCGCTGGAAAACATGGGCGTGCCGCCGGAGGAAATCCGCGTGCGCGTGGACGACGCGCTGCGTGCCGTCGGCATGTATGAATACCGCAAGCAGGCGCCGCACCGCCTTTCGGGCGGCCAGAAGCAGCGTATCGCCATCGCGGGCGTGATCGCCATGATGCCCCGCTGCGTCGTTCTGGACGAGCCTACCGCCATGCTCGACCCGCAGGGCCGCCGCGAGGTCATGTCGACCGTGCGCGAGCTCAACGAAAAGTTCGGTATCACGGTCGTTTTGATCACCCACCACATGGACGAAGCCGTACAGGCGGGCCGCGTGGTCGTAATGCATCAGGGCGAGGTTTTGATGGACGGCGCGCCGCGCGAGATCTTCACCCGCGTGGACGAGCTGCGAAACGCCAGTCTTACCGTGCCGCAAACCATTGAGATTCTTTACGATCTCAATGCCGCGGAAGGCACGAGCCTGCCGATCGACGCGCTCTCCGTTGAGGAATGCGCGGATACGCTGCAAAAATACCTTATGAATAATTAG
- a CDS encoding RNA polymerase sigma factor: MEMILTPAASDLHARFCAAVTEHKLAMYRAARALSDCDADAEDAVSEAILRAWQAFPRLRDHAAIKGWLIRITVNCAHEHRRKDARVTYMDDLTAVAGGKSDTYDSGLWDTVCRLPMDFRAVTVLYYFEDMTTAEIAKALGVREGTVRSRLARARDRLRTLLEEE; this comes from the coding sequence ATGGAAATGATACTGACGCCAGCGGCGAGCGACCTACACGCCCGCTTCTGCGCCGCTGTGACCGAACACAAACTCGCCATGTACCGCGCGGCGCGCGCGCTTTCCGACTGCGACGCGGACGCGGAGGACGCGGTAAGCGAAGCGATCCTGCGGGCTTGGCAGGCCTTCCCCCGGTTGCGCGACCATGCCGCCATAAAGGGCTGGCTGATCCGCATCACGGTGAACTGCGCGCACGAGCACCGCCGCAAGGACGCGCGCGTGACGTATATGGACGACTTGACAGCAGTCGCGGGCGGCAAGAGCGATACCTACGACAGCGGCCTATGGGACACGGTATGCCGCCTGCCCATGGACTTTCGCGCCGTGACCGTGCTGTACTATTTTGAGGATATGACCACCGCCGAGATCGCAAAGGCGCTCGGCGTGCGTGAAGGCACGGTACGCTCGCGGCTTGCCCGCGCGAGAGACCGCCTGCGCACGCTTTTGGAGGAGGAATAA
- a CDS encoding energy-coupling factor transporter ATPase — translation MSTILETRGLTHVYGAGTPFERVALDHVDLKIEKGEILGVIGHTGSGKSTLIQHFNGLLAPTSGEVLLDGKPIWNEKGKCARETRFRVGLVFQYPEYQLFEETIAKDIAYGPTNMGLAPDEIASRVSESMRAVGLDEALSSQSPFALSGGQKRRVAIAGVIAMRPDVLVLDEPTAGLDPAGRDEILDLIRGYHRESGATVLIVSHSMEDIAKLADRLLVMNEAKILFCDSPREVFSHAGEIIAAGLDIPMVTKVMLELNKRGIPVDPSVFTVEGALAAIRAYRKGGGQPC, via the coding sequence TTGTCAACCATTCTGGAAACGCGGGGCCTGACCCATGTATATGGCGCGGGCACCCCTTTCGAGCGCGTTGCGCTCGACCACGTGGATCTCAAAATTGAAAAAGGCGAAATTCTCGGCGTGATCGGCCACACCGGTTCGGGCAAATCGACGCTCATCCAGCATTTCAACGGCCTGCTCGCGCCCACCTCCGGCGAAGTCCTGCTGGATGGCAAGCCTATCTGGAACGAAAAGGGCAAGTGCGCCCGTGAAACGCGCTTTCGCGTCGGTCTGGTGTTTCAGTATCCGGAATACCAGCTCTTTGAGGAAACCATTGCCAAGGATATCGCCTACGGGCCGACCAACATGGGCCTTGCGCCGGACGAAATCGCGTCGCGCGTATCGGAATCCATGCGGGCGGTCGGGCTGGACGAGGCGCTTTCCTCTCAGTCCCCGTTCGCGCTTTCCGGCGGGCAGAAGCGCCGCGTCGCCATTGCGGGCGTGATCGCCATGCGACCCGACGTGCTGGTGCTGGACGAACCCACCGCCGGTTTAGACCCCGCCGGGCGGGACGAAATTTTAGACCTCATCCGCGGCTACCACCGCGAGAGCGGCGCGACCGTGCTGATCGTCTCCCACTCGATGGAGGATATCGCGAAGCTTGCCGACCGTCTGCTTGTCATGAATGAAGCAAAGATTCTGTTTTGCGATAGCCCGCGCGAGGTTTTCTCGCACGCGGGCGAGATCATCGCCGCCGGGCTCGATATCCCGATGGTCACCAAGGTCATGCTGGAGCTGAACAAGCGCGGCATCCCGGTCGATCCCTCGGTGTTCACCGTCGAAGGGGCGCTCGCGGCCATCCGGGCCTATCGGAAAGGGGGCGGGCAGCCATGCTGA
- a CDS encoding DUF4179 domain-containing protein — MTFDEKLKARAEREGSPTPEGFDDRIANRLQSLPAPERPTRRLPLRRAVVVGIAAALCLAGAAAAPTVISMARGAINYFDSERHTAYGSQQDKFEAYNAAVGLSQKNGERTLTIDNIAVDDSYLNVFYTLTSETPLALPSTDATPAEIRVSLSAPHFWAVIDGKKLEPTGTIESEAYAVGDRTLKGMERIALTRALPDEFELLLYTGGTDAIKDAEFQFSLAVDKSAVAVESLSVEPKIDFTVYYSTVNRRHDVRVERVSISPFGSTITLSEVASDPFTAFVLRDDQGKYLTRLPAGSIGSGILRDRVSNVFEFLGADTDTKSITLIPIASDGQAHRVTGALNALPLSDGTKGGVTLKSLDIREDKAVAIFSSAGAAQLTTMQFYLTDQTGKDLKLTGDTYLDSTIDRETGLITSTLYYPQATAEDLAKAHGVTFWQDDPLTLLEDQAVTIDLQ; from the coding sequence ATGACATTTGATGAAAAGCTAAAGGCCCGCGCGGAACGCGAGGGCAGCCCCACGCCCGAGGGCTTTGATGACCGTATCGCAAATCGTCTGCAATCGCTGCCCGCGCCGGAGCGGCCCACGCGCCGCCTTCCCCTGCGGCGTGCGGTAGTGGTCGGTATCGCGGCGGCGCTCTGCCTAGCCGGCGCGGCCGCCGCCCCCACCGTCATTTCAATGGCGCGCGGCGCGATCAATTACTTTGACAGCGAACGCCATACCGCCTATGGTTCGCAGCAAGACAAGTTTGAAGCATACAACGCCGCCGTTGGTCTGAGCCAAAAAAACGGGGAACGGACCTTGACGATCGACAACATCGCGGTGGACGACAGCTATCTCAACGTGTTCTACACCCTGACCAGCGAAACGCCGCTTGCCTTGCCGAGCACCGACGCCACGCCCGCTGAAATACGAGTCAGTCTTTCCGCACCACATTTCTGGGCCGTGATAGACGGCAAAAAGCTCGAACCCACTGGCACGATTGAATCCGAGGCCTATGCAGTAGGTGATCGCACCCTTAAGGGAATGGAGCGAATCGCGCTGACCCGCGCCCTGCCCGATGAATTTGAGCTTCTGCTCTATACCGGCGGCACAGATGCGATCAAGGATGCGGAATTTCAGTTTTCGCTCGCGGTCGACAAAAGCGCGGTTGCGGTCGAAAGCCTGTCGGTCGAACCGAAAATCGATTTTACGGTGTACTATTCCACTGTCAACAGGCGCCACGACGTACGGGTCGAGCGCGTGTCCATCTCCCCGTTCGGCTCAACGATAACGCTGAGCGAGGTCGCAAGCGATCCCTTCACCGCCTTCGTCCTGCGCGACGATCAGGGAAAGTACCTGACGCGCCTACCCGCGGGCAGTATCGGCAGCGGAATACTCCGCGACCGAGTGAGCAACGTGTTTGAGTTCCTTGGCGCGGATACGGATACCAAATCCATAACGCTCATCCCCATTGCATCAGACGGGCAAGCCCATCGCGTCACCGGCGCGCTGAACGCTCTGCCGCTGTCCGATGGCACCAAAGGCGGCGTAACGCTCAAATCACTTGATATAAGAGAAGATAAAGCGGTAGCCATCTTCTCGTCCGCAGGTGCTGCCCAGCTCACCACCATGCAGTTTTATCTAACGGATCAAACAGGCAAGGACTTAAAACTGACCGGCGACACCTATCTCGATAGCACCATCGACCGCGAGACCGGCCTTATCACTTCGACCCTTTATTACCCGCAGGCCACCGCCGAAGACCTCGCCAAGGCGCACGGCGTAACCTTCTGGCAGGATGATCCCCTGACGCTTCTCGAAGACCAAGCCGTTACCATTGACCTGCAATAA
- a CDS encoding DUF5711 family protein: protein MAEHITRNSKNVVQFPRSRKERKRILRESRDGRVRVCSKLRAMCGWVLVASAVLFLLLNFRLFSPSSIRSLTSYAIAGLRQNSGDASAIPYENGSFHDAALYAGGLAYTDGDTLYLARPGGAVTQRLPMSYSQPTVEAAGGYVLAFDRGGHGVTLTNSYQPVAELDLASPIITAGIGRDGRFFVVTDEQGYRTAVAVYDNRGNEVFKWRTSEYYIVSAALSPDGKMLSVLSFKQNGVSLDSQVFFFRLDRDTAQAEATIPGVLGLELAYLSDGTAAALCDNGLYLIDKKGEVTNPIAYSSGDLLAFSFGDNALALATRSFSGSARSDIYLIRSGGKLEGPIASTEEPSALAISRTGLAALTVSGVTVYTSDLTPSWHNSEAVGARRLLLKDDGTLFALYAKNARLFTAHSERSEEIPHDN from the coding sequence ATGGCCGAACATATCACTCGAAATTCTAAAAATGTGGTGCAGTTCCCGCGCAGCCGCAAGGAGCGCAAGCGCATCCTGCGTGAAAGCAGGGACGGCCGCGTGCGCGTCTGCTCCAAGCTGCGCGCCATGTGCGGCTGGGTGCTGGTCGCCAGCGCGGTCCTGTTTTTGCTTTTGAACTTCCGGCTGTTTTCGCCCTCTTCCATCCGCAGCCTGACAAGTTACGCGATTGCCGGACTGCGCCAGAACAGCGGCGACGCCTCCGCCATCCCCTACGAAAACGGCTCGTTCCACGACGCGGCGCTGTACGCGGGTGGTCTGGCCTATACGGATGGCGATACCCTGTATCTTGCCCGGCCGGGCGGCGCGGTCACGCAGCGCCTGCCAATGAGCTATTCGCAGCCCACCGTGGAAGCCGCCGGCGGCTATGTGCTCGCCTTTGACCGGGGCGGTCACGGCGTTACGCTGACCAATTCCTATCAGCCCGTGGCCGAGCTAGACCTCGCTTCGCCCATCATTACCGCGGGCATTGGCAGGGACGGCCGCTTTTTCGTCGTCACGGACGAGCAGGGCTACCGCACCGCCGTCGCGGTTTACGATAACCGCGGAAACGAAGTGTTTAAATGGAGAACCTCGGAATACTATATCGTGTCGGCCGCGCTGTCGCCGGATGGCAAAATGCTTTCCGTCCTTTCGTTTAAGCAAAACGGCGTGTCGCTTGATTCGCAGGTGTTCTTCTTCCGGCTCGACCGGGATACGGCGCAGGCCGAAGCCACCATTCCGGGCGTTTTGGGGCTAGAGCTTGCCTACCTATCGGACGGCACCGCCGCCGCCCTGTGCGACAACGGCCTTTACTTGATCGATAAAAAGGGCGAAGTCACAAATCCCATAGCCTATTCCTCCGGCGATCTGCTGGCGTTCTCCTTTGGCGATAACGCGCTTGCGCTTGCTACCCGTTCGTTTTCCGGTTCAGCGCGGAGCGATATCTATTTGATCCGCTCAGGCGGCAAACTGGAGGGCCCTATCGCCTCGACGGAGGAACCGTCGGCGCTCGCCATTTCCCGAACCGGCCTTGCCGCGCTGACCGTTTCGGGCGTTACCGTGTACACGAGCGACCTGACGCCCTCGTGGCACAACAGCGAAGCCGTGGGCGCGCGCCGCCTACTCTTGAAGGATGACGGCACGCTCTTTGCCCTGTACGCGAAAAACGCCCGCCTGTTTACCGCACATTCCGAACGTTCCGAGGAGATCCCGCATGACAACTGA
- a CDS encoding energy-coupling factor transporter transmembrane component T family protein: MLKDITIGQFFPGESAVHRLDPRVKIVLTVAMIITLFLAGGPISYALIIAFLAVVIGISRISPKLVVRGLKPILFIICFTAVLNLFYTPSPTGEYLWQWGWLHISWEGVKVAFFMVLRLMLLIIATSMLTYTTSPIQLTDGLERLLSPLKKLHAPVHELAMMMSIALRFIPTLIEETEKIISAQKARGADFESGNLIQRAKAMIPILVPLFISAFRRADELATAMECRLYRGDVGRTRMKQLKIETVDIGAIVICVLVFGGVIALGRFGL; the protein is encoded by the coding sequence ATGCTGAAGGATATCACCATCGGCCAGTTCTTCCCCGGTGAAAGCGCGGTGCACCGGCTCGACCCCCGCGTCAAGATCGTTTTGACGGTCGCCATGATCATCACCCTGTTCCTTGCGGGCGGGCCGATCTCGTATGCGCTCATCATCGCTTTTCTGGCCGTCGTGATCGGTATTTCGCGCATTTCGCCAAAGCTTGTGGTGCGCGGCCTCAAACCGATCCTGTTCATCATCTGCTTTACGGCGGTGCTCAACCTGTTTTACACCCCCTCGCCCACCGGAGAATACCTGTGGCAGTGGGGCTGGCTGCATATCTCATGGGAGGGCGTTAAGGTCGCGTTTTTCATGGTGCTGCGCCTGATGCTGCTCATCATCGCCACCTCGATGTTGACCTACACCACCTCGCCCATCCAGCTGACGGACGGCTTGGAGCGCCTGCTTTCGCCACTGAAAAAGCTCCACGCGCCCGTGCACGAGCTGGCTATGATGATGTCGATCGCGCTGCGCTTCATCCCGACCCTGATCGAGGAGACCGAAAAAATTATTTCGGCGCAAAAAGCGCGCGGCGCGGATTTTGAATCCGGCAACCTTATCCAGCGCGCCAAGGCTATGATCCCGATCTTGGTGCCGCTGTTCATCTCGGCCTTCCGCCGGGCGGACGAGCTTGCCACCGCCATGGAATGCCGTCTGTACCGGGGCGACGTGGGCCGCACGCGCATGAAGCAGCTGAAAATAGAAACGGTGGATATCGGTGCGATTGTTATTTGTGTTCTTGTGTTCGGCGGCGTGATCGCGCTGGGCCGCTTTGGGTTATAA
- a CDS encoding CvpA family protein gives MTTDALTDFFKGLLNLPDLIILLLVLAGLVLGLRRGLLYTLCGVIGRLAALGAAVFAAKALAPGAAKMIVSPIVGEVFSRQAELGQAAGLLDGIKQTVTEAATHMAESIAFLALLLLLGVLFGWLISFAIKSLHFVAHLTPLGFLDALGGGVLGALGGVAIAALILLGIQWFAPITYTSLGCLSPERVQATVLLSRLIDILPVAI, from the coding sequence ATGACAACTGACGCGCTGACTGATTTTTTTAAAGGACTTTTAAACCTGCCCGATCTGATCATTTTGCTGCTCGTGCTGGCCGGCCTTGTTCTCGGCTTGCGCCGCGGCCTGCTGTACACGCTGTGCGGCGTCATCGGCCGCTTGGCCGCCTTGGGCGCCGCCGTGTTCGCGGCCAAAGCGCTCGCGCCCGGCGCGGCTAAAATGATCGTTTCCCCCATCGTGGGCGAGGTCTTTTCCCGCCAAGCGGAGCTTGGGCAGGCCGCCGGCCTGCTGGACGGTATCAAGCAAACCGTTACCGAAGCCGCCACTCATATGGCGGAAAGCATTGCGTTTCTGGCGCTGTTGCTGTTGCTGGGCGTGCTGTTTGGCTGGCTGATCTCGTTCGCCATCAAGAGCCTGCACTTTGTCGCACACCTGACGCCGCTCGGCTTTCTGGATGCTTTAGGCGGCGGCGTGCTGGGCGCGCTCGGCGGCGTGGCGATCGCCGCGCTCATCCTGCTCGGCATTCAATGGTTCGCGCCCATCACCTATACCTCGCTCGGCTGCCTTTCGCCCGAGCGCGTGCAGGCCACGGTGCTGCTCTCGCGTTTGATCGATATCCTGCCGGTCGCCATATAA
- the truA gene encoding tRNA pseudouridine(38-40) synthase TruA translates to MNTALVLSYVGTHFHGWQVQKNGPSIQETLETVLHRLTGQKMHVSGVGRTDAGVHARRYVANFKGNCTIPLDRLPFAMNSLLPEDIAVSAAVPVPEEFDARFDCTRKEYAYELFPSALRDPFLAARAYRTTYTLDAALMQAGAQHFVGKQDFAAVRSQGTPVKSTVRTVFWCEVETDGPLIRIRVCGDGFLYNMVRAISGTLLYVGCGKIAPDEVASILRSCDREQAGPTLPACGLYMNRLWYDHTPELAVMKLN, encoded by the coding sequence ATGAATACAGCGCTTGTTTTATCCTATGTGGGCACGCATTTCCACGGCTGGCAGGTGCAGAAAAACGGCCCCTCCATTCAGGAAACGCTGGAAACCGTGCTGCACCGCCTGACCGGGCAAAAGATGCATGTTTCCGGCGTTGGCCGGACCGACGCGGGCGTACACGCCCGCCGCTATGTCGCAAACTTCAAGGGGAACTGCACCATTCCACTGGACCGGTTGCCGTTCGCCATGAACAGCCTGTTGCCGGAGGATATCGCGGTATCGGCCGCCGTACCCGTGCCGGAGGAATTTGACGCCCGTTTTGACTGCACCCGCAAGGAATACGCCTACGAGCTATTCCCCTCCGCGCTGCGCGATCCGTTTTTGGCCGCGCGCGCCTATCGCACCACCTATACGCTGGACGCCGCGCTGATGCAGGCGGGCGCGCAGCATTTTGTCGGCAAGCAGGATTTCGCCGCCGTGCGCAGTCAGGGCACGCCGGTCAAAAGTACGGTGCGCACCGTCTTTTGGTGCGAGGTGGAAACGGACGGTCCGCTCATCCGTATCCGCGTGTGCGGGGACGGTTTTTTGTACAACATGGTGCGCGCGATCTCGGGCACGCTATTATACGTCGGCTGCGGCAAGATCGCGCCGGACGAGGTCGCATCCATTCTTCGCTCCTGCGACCGCGAGCAGGCAGGCCCCACCCTGCCCGCCTGCGGCCTTTATATGAACCGTTTGTGGTATGACCATACGCCGGAGCTGGCAGTTATGAAATTAAACTAG
- a CDS encoding ATP-dependent Clp protease ATP-binding subunit → MNMPMCSRCHKNIAVVFITKIEGPDKSTQEGLCLKCARELGVKPLDNIMEQMGITEDDLEALAGEIGSLEDLTDLVPAGTDGAEDDAPHETDPASGDAEEPAERRPFNLPSIFGPNMPRRSGDNVRTRAQQPQRDDKKRKYLNNYCEDLTRKAREGLLDRIVGRDRETDRVIQILNRRQKNNPCLIGEPGVGKTAVAEGLACRIAEGRIPFKLRNKEVHLLDLTALVAGTQFRGQFESRMKGLIDEVKKLGNIILVIDEVHNIVGAGDSEGSMNAANILKPALSRGEIQVIGATTFSEYRKHIEKDAALERRFQPVHIGEPSVAETAEILRGIRSYYETFHGVTVSDEICDEAARMSERYITDRFLPDKAIDLIDEACSRLNLDSPQLSEMPALQTELESLQTQLDLLSQQAQNDEQEETYARIASCRQRMLQVENRLHELQTQPAPSLSETQLASVIELWTGIPASKVCAQESARLAGMEDRLHGRIIGQDEAVSAVCAAIRRSRAGISPKKKPVSFLFVGPTGVGKTELVKQLATDLFDSPDSLVRLDMSEYMEKHTVSRLIGSPPGYVGYDEAGQLTEKIRRRPYSVVLFDEIEKAHPDVLNALLQILDDGRLSDAQGRVVSFENTVIVMTSNAGSQAGSGGSLGFGKSVTEQSRDRAMKALEELMRPEFLNRIDEIIAFNQLSEADFRHIASIMLGELRDSLAEKKLRLTWDDSVLDYLTGKSFSVKFGARNLRRLIEKEIENPLATAIVLSDRPLSGAHILAPADAIEIQTI, encoded by the coding sequence ATGAACATGCCAATGTGCTCGCGCTGCCACAAAAACATCGCGGTGGTCTTCATCACCAAGATCGAAGGGCCGGACAAATCGACGCAGGAGGGCCTGTGCCTTAAATGCGCGCGCGAGCTCGGCGTCAAGCCGCTCGATAACATCATGGAGCAGATGGGCATCACCGAGGACGATCTGGAAGCCCTCGCGGGCGAAATAGGCTCGCTTGAGGACCTGACCGACCTTGTGCCCGCCGGTACGGACGGCGCGGAGGACGACGCGCCGCACGAGACCGACCCTGCCTCCGGCGACGCGGAGGAGCCCGCGGAGCGCCGCCCGTTTAACCTGCCCTCTATTTTCGGCCCGAACATGCCGCGCCGCTCTGGGGATAATGTACGCACCCGCGCCCAGCAGCCTCAGCGCGATGATAAAAAGCGCAAGTACCTGAATAATTACTGCGAGGATCTGACGCGCAAGGCGCGCGAAGGCCTGCTCGACCGTATCGTCGGGCGCGACCGCGAGACCGACCGCGTCATCCAGATCTTGAACCGCCGCCAGAAGAACAATCCTTGCCTGATCGGCGAGCCCGGCGTGGGCAAGACCGCCGTGGCCGAGGGGCTGGCCTGCCGCATCGCGGAGGGGCGCATTCCCTTCAAGCTGCGGAATAAAGAGGTGCATTTGCTCGATCTGACCGCGCTTGTCGCGGGCACGCAGTTTCGCGGCCAGTTTGAAAGCCGCATGAAGGGCCTGATCGACGAAGTCAAAAAGCTGGGTAACATCATCCTCGTTATCGACGAGGTGCACAACATCGTCGGCGCGGGCGATTCAGAAGGCTCGATGAACGCCGCGAATATCTTGAAACCCGCCCTGTCGCGCGGCGAGATTCAAGTGATCGGCGCGACCACCTTCTCCGAATACCGCAAGCATATCGAAAAGGACGCAGCTCTGGAGCGCCGCTTCCAGCCCGTCCATATCGGCGAGCCCTCGGTCGCGGAGACCGCAGAGATCCTGCGCGGCATCCGCTCCTATTATGAAACCTTCCACGGCGTGACGGTTTCGGATGAGATCTGCGACGAAGCCGCCCGCATGAGCGAGCGCTACATCACCGACCGTTTCCTGCCCGACAAGGCGATTGACCTGATCGACGAAGCGTGCTCGCGCCTAAACCTTGATTCGCCGCAGCTTTCCGAGATGCCGGCCCTGCAAACCGAGCTGGAAAGCCTTCAAACGCAGCTAGACCTGCTCTCCCAGCAGGCGCAAAACGACGAGCAGGAAGAGACCTACGCCCGCATCGCTTCATGCCGCCAGCGTATGCTGCAAGTGGAGAACCGTCTGCACGAATTGCAGACCCAGCCCGCCCCCAGCCTCAGTGAAACGCAGCTCGCCTCGGTGATCGAGCTTTGGACGGGCATCCCCGCCTCCAAGGTCTGCGCGCAGGAATCCGCCCGCCTTGCGGGTATGGAAGATCGCCTGCACGGCCGCATTATCGGGCAGGACGAAGCCGTTTCCGCCGTGTGCGCGGCCATTCGCCGCTCGCGCGCGGGCATCAGCCCCAAGAAAAAGCCGGTATCCTTCCTGTTTGTCGGTCCGACCGGCGTGGGCAAGACCGAGCTTGTCAAGCAGCTTGCCACCGATCTGTTTGATTCGCCGGATTCGCTGGTGCGGCTCGATATGTCCGAATATATGGAAAAGCACACGGTCTCCCGTCTGATCGGCTCGCCTCCGGGCTATGTCGGCTATGATGAAGCCGGGCAGCTCACCGAGAAGATTCGCCGCCGCCCCTACTCCGTCGTGTTGTTCGACGAGATCGAAAAGGCGCATCCGGACGTGCTCAACGCACTTCTGCAAATTCTGGACGACGGCCGCCTGTCCGACGCGCAGGGCCGCGTGGTCAGCTTTGAAAACACTGTAATCGTCATGACCTCGAACGCGGGCTCACAGGCGGGCAGCGGCGGTTCGCTCGGCTTTGGCAAGAGCGTGACCGAGCAGAGCCGCGACCGCGCCATGAAGGCTCTGGAAGAACTGATGCGGCCCGAATTTTTGAACCGTATCGACGAGATCATCGCCTTTAACCAGCTTTCCGAAGCGGACTTCCGCCATATCGCCTCGATCATGCTGGGCGAGCTGCGAGACAGCCTCGCGGAAAAGAAGCTGCGCCTGACGTGGGACGACAGCGTGCTCGATTACCTGACGGGTAAATCGTTCTCCGTCAAGTTCGGCGCGCGTAACCTGCGCCGCCTGATCGAAAAGGAGATCGAAAACCCGCTCGCCACCGCGATTGTCCTGAGCGACCGCCCCCTCTCCGGCGCGCACATCTTAGCGCCCGCAGACGCGATCGAGATCCAAACCATCTAA